The window CGCTCGTCTACTACAAGGGCCGTGCCCCACACGGCCACAAGTCGGATTGGATCATGCATGAGTACCGCCTTGACGACGCCGTCGCCCCTCCGACCAACCCCGTCTTTGCTGCCGGCGACGCAAGTTCCTACTACTCCGGCATCTCATCCCCGGTACGTCTATTGTACCACCTACTTCCGGCGACGCAAGTACGTACTCATGGGTTCATTGGTGAACTAATTGGCCATGGAAAAACGCGTGCAGAGCTGTGCCGGGTCGGAACTGGCCCGCAGAACGACTGGTACCTGTTCAGCCACAAGGACAAGAAGTACCCCACTGGGACGCGCACcaaccgcgccaccgccgccgggtTCTGGAAGGCCACCGGCCGGGACAAGGCCATCTACTCCGCCGCCGGCTCCGGCCTAATCGGCATGCGCAAGACGCTCGTCTTCTACAAGGGCTGCGCCCCGCACGGCCACAAGTCCGACTGGATCATGCACGAGTACCGCCTCGACGACGCCGCCGCAACCCCGGGCAACAACCCAGCCAACCCAGCCGCCGGCAACGCCAACTACTACTCCGTCTCCTCATCCCCGGTACGTACTTGCTGTCCACAGTGTACAATATACTTGTGGCTAGAACTGCATGCAGGGTGGCCGGCCGGCCGACAGGGATGGAGATAGCTCGCTAGTGGTGCTTGCATGCGATAATTAAGTGTACTATGCACGTACGTACTTAGGTGTATGCTCACGTCGCACTGTAGACGACCAAGGCTAGTGAAGATGATGTCCAGGTGGTGGTTGAGAATGGGAACACACATGACTTAGTGCAATCGGTTACAATTGTAATTTCCGAGTGGGAGCTGGGATTTCCTTTCGACGGGTCGGTGTCACGAAAAGGGAGCTGCAGATAGTGGGTAGTAGGTTCAGTTCTTgcaaatactactctctcccgttCGGTAATGTAAAACGTTTTTATAAGCTATGTTAACATGCAAAAAACTACTTCACATTTAACACAGCTGCACTTCACTTCAAACTCTATTAGTCTCTTGGGACTATGAATGTCTAATTAACAGAGGGAACATGAATTGATCGAATATTATGTGGACCTTTGCACGCGGAGGCACCGGCATATGACAAACTACTAATTAACAAACCTCCATTATCGAGCGAGCCTTTTTTGGGGTCAAACCCTACGTACATCGACATACCTTTTGAGCTGGCTTAGGTAGTGGGAGTAGTACCTTCCATTCGAAAATTCGATAATTAGCCTAATCGATCTGATGTAAATTAATTGACGGTGTTATCCGTATGATATGAGCAGATGCGCGGCGTGGCCGGGGACCAGTCGTCGGCGCAGGAGGACGGGTGGGTCATCTgcagggtgttcaagaagaagaacATCGTCGTGCAGCAGCAAGCTGGTCAGAACGGCGGCGGTGCCGCGGCGTCCAACAAGCTGGTCGTCGCTGGTGCCATGGAGCGCAGCCGGAGCAACTGCTCGCCGATGGTGACCACCGCTAGCGACCACGCCAAGGTGACCCAGATGCAGCAGCATCACGACGCGCTCGACCACATCCTCAACCAGTACATGCATGGCCGCTCGTCCATGACGGCGTGCAAGCAGGAGACCAAGCCCACCAACCCATCATCGCCAGCGCTGGACCAACTAATCAACAGCGCGTGCCATAACGGCAACAGCACCCTATACGAAAAGTTCATGAAGCTCCCGCCGCTCGAGCACGTCGTCCCCGGCGGCCTCCTGCCGCCGCCGACCGAGTACGGCTGCGACTGGTACACTCTCGACCGGCTCGCGGCCTACGAGCTCAACGGCCTCTCCGACCCTGCGTCGGCCAAGACGATGAAGGACATGTCCATCGTGGACGAGCTTGGTAGCACCACGGCTTACTCTGGCGGCGACACGCTACAGGCTTCCTCTGGCACGGGTGACGGCGACCTGTGGAGCCTGGCGCGGTCGGCGTCATCACTACACGCCGACTTGACGATAACATGTTTTAACGCCGTCAGATGCTGACGCTATGCTAGCCCAAACTTGCTTTTTTTACATGGACATTTTCATATATCGAGTTAATACAATGGCACTGAAGTAATATTCCTTTTTTTTTTGCATAAACAAGATGTACATAGTCAATATGTaaaaaaataacaaaagaaaatTTGCAGAAAAAAAAACAACCTAAGACGAAGGAGGTCCTATCCAAAGACTACACCGCTATCAATGATTGGAGAATGCCGATTTAAAATCTGGCAGACCCTATGGGTGTCGCGGCTAGTCGGATGATGTAGAAGGGGAGCAGAGAACAAGATTTACCCATGTTCATGCCCTCTTTCTCTCGGTAAAACAGTACTCCTGCTCGATTATATTTATGGATGGGGTGTACAAGGTACAAGGATGATCGGAGGTGTATCAACGAGGTGCAAGCATGATGATGTTCTATCTCCAGCAGCTAGCCCGGCTCTATAAAGGATGACGAGGCCTAGGGTTACAAAGGGTCCTAATCAGCTACAGTGGTTGAGGATCCTCCGTATTAGCTTGTCGTGTACTCCAAGGCAGCTTCTTCCTTCTTGGATCCTCCGTGATCTCCGTATCGGCTTGTCTAATTTAAGCActtattattattctcaagcaaatccGTGACCTCTAGGTGACATGTAGTATCAATGAGAAAGTAGAATAAGCCACAAGAGTAAAAGTGTTGGTCCGATCTAGAGATCTTAATTGTTGAGCCGACCATTACTCATAGTACTGAAATGTAGTACAATACAGTCAAACACTTGTGACTTAAAGATGCATGTATCTCTATGACCTAATACAGTTTTGAATGCTAATGATATATGCTTAGTGGGTGTCTAAAAGGTACTTCCTCGTTTCCGGTTTAAAGGCATACACGTCTTCCTAGACCGACAATATATCTTGTCGCATTATTATACTGGTCAAATTGTCGTTCTATACTATGTAATGATATAACTTTTGTGACATATAATTTGTATTATGTTGGTCAAATTGTTGATCTAGGGATATGTGTAAGCTTTTTAAATCCAAAAGGAGGTAGTAGCAACACCGCTTTGGATTTAGAGCAGAAGACATATATAAACTAGTGAAGTAGACTTGTGGTACTCCCAAACTGGAAGACAAAATATGGATTGAGTCTATTCAAACAGTTTTGGAATTCATGGGTTAACACCTCAAATTTTGAAAGGGAAAGAGTTATTGTCTGAAAAAGGTGTTGATTTGATCTCAGACAATTGTTATGAAAATGCAAATTTCTTGTGCCGAAACTCAGTTCAAAAGTAATTTGTGATATGTGTGTGTTGaaactttttttttgcgagaaaatttccgatctattcatcttcaatcatggcagtacaacgaataccataaataatagaaattacatctagatccgtagaccacctagcgacaactaccagcactgaagcgagccgaaggcgcgccgccgtcatcgcccctccatcgccggagtcgggcacaacttattgtagtagacagtcgggaagtcgtcgtgctaaggccccatacactagtgcagaaccgggcaatagcaccggttcgtaaggccctttagtgccggttccataaccagcactaaagtgtgggcactaaagcccccccccccttagtaccggttcagcacgaaccggtgctaaagggaaaccacgtggcacgaaccagctccaggggcctggagccctttagtaccggttggtatgaccaaccggtactataaggttttgggggtttttagttttatgatttctttttcatttaattttgtgtttccattttaattctttttcgtttgctggtattttacgatactacacattaatattgtacacgttatgcatatatatatatatatatatatatatatatatatatatatatatatatatatatatataatttctagtagaaccaatcatgcatatatatatcatcaatgtctcacaaaccatcatattaattgattcacacatacacacatgtatagctatatacaatttctcctacatatgcatgttgcattcagagccagtggcattagcctaattggtgccttcggagcacgatgacaattggaagtggttttcatgggggcggtagcgggtaatagtattctcccttcggatttatgacctagtcgagcaaaaatcccgctatttcctcttgaagtgcttctacgcgctccgtttctaggagcttcgcccgcacctctctgaactgttaagaaggagatcaatatgcatgtatattagttgtgtgactagatatcgataatggtgtaaaaattgtgaatagtgttttgacaagcgtacccattcctgtctttgagatctgctcctttcggacgcgatcatgcgaatgttctcgcaaacgcagaatgcacacagatcagtcccctgcgcctgcttcagggcttttacgagaatagaatttgatcagataataattaatcaagcatgataattaaagagatggtagctagctagctagctagtactacttaattacttaccttgggtcttccccatttaagcttttctttccattcgccttccgtgacgctgatgaacctttcccaagccctgcccgccgacaaaaaaaatgaataaaggggttattaaatagtttatatcatgaaatgacgaactaaataggccgagatatatagttaataatgattgaaattacttgttgactatcccaaacaagatgttatagtcagttttttctttgagtagtgagtctagtatttcaactgttccggcgtcaactttaatgatacacaagacccagtgaaatctacatgcacacacgtttgcatgtcttaattaagcgggcatatgtaagcaaaaacatatagctagctagtaggcaaaaacagagaatttgtagtacaagacagtgtgactcactgaaagttgtaaggaagtagtatatcttcattgtatttgaagcacttcaagaactctagcatgctgtcctctacggccttttgatgacgtgcatctattttccatgtgtattcattaacggtgtttgagtcaatgaacccaatgccatagcgtccaccttttctcatttcatacatcttcatcctgcatataataccacagaaaagaatatagtgaggataattacaggtaatgattgatcaaaaggatcactacagctagcttgagacttcaattacagaaagaaatcacttacagacaatagcaactaatgatagatttgtcgagtgcgtcttgattgtataactgaaacagttcagaatactcaacggacacaactttctcatggtagtaatgcccctccttgacattcaccatgagggacaatcgatcggaaatcttggtaatgttcatgtaccattgatgcaattcatacattctcgttgggaggttcttgaccttgtctggctcgaccaaaggttggccccggacatatttccgttttatttcatcctctctaagcacaggcatgggctcgatctcgaggagttatccaacagtgattttgagaacttcagcctgcattatatggtcctccgttattaccacattgcccacctcaggaacgtaaactatttgcccacaataatattgggcgcgcgtactgtcacgtgttgttggcacaacaagcgaggggatcgattgcgccgcctgttctcccagctggggaatggttttcccgcattttttgacagctgcttcttgtttgctcgatcccgagctcgcctccgtacgtagacgtgctcgatttaacttcctgatgtggcgctcatagtccgtgtcaacaggcttgggagctggtggttgagccatacgtatgaagtggtcaatcgtttcctcaggcactttctcccttggcggcgttggcggtttcggtgcaaaatgggcttccacctcggactacgatatggctgcgatttcctcctcggacctgtcataagccctctgtggaagaggcgtgaggcttggaccatatttatatggcttgcctccgcctgtacttcctgtactacctcgactcgtactacgcaccatagctgcggggtgtctcttctgcgatttctgaggcggcggagacggctgacggggctgagttggacgaggaggagtggccgcctgaagctgtgccgaacttggaggaggagtggcctgaggttgtgctggacttggaggaggagtggacgtctgacgctgtggcgaacttggaggaggaggagtggcctgacactttgccggacttggaggaggagtggcctgacactttgccggagttggtggacttgcaggagcgggagactgctgactcggtggcggacttctacaaggagtcggctgacgcggtgtcggtggccttcgaaagatgatgcaatcctttttccataggatgatacgatggttggcgtctccgagaaagcgctcgtcgtcacctccaggaaagtcaagctctagctccgaatatgggtccaccacctcgtcAACCAaggcacgagcatagcccgctggaatcgggttgcaatggaaggttgcctcggggggatttgtaaaagcaacggcgtccgccaccttcatggatatgttcttcattttgacgtgtagctcgcagctagtgttctccgtgatgtcatccacggggtatctacccagcactaCGTCGTCcgaggcggaacccacgctgcttctcggcatggatggggcggtgctatccaatgctggatcattcgctaggtgctgcagctgctgagaccccctttgctgggtaagtgaatcgatctgctcctgctgccgctggaatttgactaccaattccgcttgacttgcttctaggccttgaaggcgttcatagtcccgcttcctctgctcctcctccatcttcctcttcttctcctccgcaatcttctttctcgcacgggttctgtagtcggtgttccagtctgaaaacccctcataccacggaatagcgcccttgcctcgtgttcttcccgggtgttcaggatttcccagggcacgcgtaagctcgtcgttctctttgttgggctggaacacccccgatcgtgcctcttctattgcaacaagtatcgcatcgtcggcttccttcagacttgccctcgtcgaaacattgcctgtcttcgggtccaactccccccatgcgcatagaaccaagtcctgaccctggggggccagctcttagtaaccggagtggcacctgcatcctccatctccttctcagacttatcccacttaggcattgccaccgcatagccacctggccccagcttatggaacttatcctttttttcggcattcttcttgtttattctcgaccgttccttagctaattccgaatccttgaatttcacgaaatcgtcccaatgagcacgttggttctctagtgttccctcgaatactggagtcttccttcctcccttgacgtacttgtcccattcacgattcttgtggttcttgaatgcaaccgccatctttctaagagcagcgtccttgactttctgcacatctgcttctgtgaaatgatctggtagggtgaaatgttccgtgAGAGTATCCCAAattagatctttttgattcttgtcgacaaaagtaacatcttgacgtggagcagcgtccactttgcctttttgtcttttgtcttttgctggctctctccattcttgaagggagattgggagttggtccttcacaataactccgcactgacgaatgaacttgtccgcaatcttcttaggcgctaatggttcgccattaggtctgactacctcgatattgtactttacgccctccttcaactttttgttcgggcctcgtttcgtccttttgcctgaagatttgctcgatccggatggctgaacgaacaaagatcgattcgttaatatatcttcaagtcatttaaaacatgtgatgatcaccagatacctgcttatataaatatatatacctcgccggtctttgttgtttcaggatcaacatgttcttcgtcatcgtcataatcgtagttcatgacttcatcaattcggtcgtcgcgatcgaatatcatatcaccctctccggtgttgtttagaaattcggagccgtcataatcttattcattctgatcatcatctggctcgcgtatcatatcgaacatggtctgttctccctctctgtcggtattatctgccatagcttttatttaactaattcaaaagaaatataaaacaatttagtattcaaattacatcatctcgaataatagatataatctcgaatacttcgtctagaataatagatataatctcgaatacatcgtctcgaataatatataatattgaatagtacatcactggctagctaattaaggaTCGAATACTAcaaaagaatctaggacactcgcggttcctgtggcacgggcggtggacacccaaagagaaggaaccctcacaggatcatagctgaagtgagatccccgaagatactgccaggtattggataacctgccgccctctaacgcaaccatgtagcgatggatgtgctcgtcctcctccctgacacggcgacgtaccacctccggcggggccgggtccctccgcaccgaaactggcccacgcgaacgccaccaaacgagatcagggtcgacgacgggacccggggccgggttcctcatcaagcggcgcgcccctccaggcagcacctcccagtgccagcccgacgtagcccagtcccggacatgggtcggctggacgtcatcgcggatgggtcgacggcgaggatgcgggccgggcatcgtcgagaacaaatactagctatatgcccgcaaaaagtaatatttttttaatgattggattttgataactaaaatttctaacatttctactatttcaaaaatctatatactatttcatactaattaagcatctaacactaaaaacagaaaacacaacttctatacatccattaaaaaactgaaaaacaacattatataaaaaaattccatactaattaaacactaattatatactaataataataatctaaattatatactaattaaacataaaaaatttccatactaattaaacactaatttccatataattttttttgtaactaaaacaataataatctaaataatctgaactaattaaacatacaaaatacgtatatactaatatatacatgcattaattcatacatatgtgtgtgtgtgtgttccatataaaaattttgataactaaaacaataataatctaaataatctaaattatatactaattcatgcttgtgtgtgtgtgtgtgtgtgtgtgttttgataactaaaacaataataatctaaataatctaaattatatactaattcatgcttgtgtgtgtgtgtgctcggggccgggaggggcggcgcccatggtggccgccgggggcgagggagagaggttagagggggagagctcNNNNNNNNNNNNNNNNNNNNNNNNNNNNNNNNNNNNNNNNNNNNNNNNNNNNNNNNNNNNNNNNNNNNNNNNNNNNNNNNNNNNNNNNNNNNNNNNNNNNNNNNNNNNNNNNNNNNNNNNNNNNNNNNNNNNNNNNNNNNNNNNNNNNNNNNNNNNNNNNNNNNNNNNNNNNNNNNNNNNNNNNNNNNNNNNNNNNNNNNNNNNNNNNNNNNNNNNNNNNNNNNNNNNNNNNNNNNNNNNNNNNNNNNNNNNNNNNNNNNNNNNNNNNNNNNNNNNNNNNNNNNNNNNNNNNNNNNNNNNNNNNNNNNNNNNNNNNNNNNNNNNNNNNNNNNggggcggcgacggagacgacggcggcgacggggatgggtgcggcgacggagacgagggcggcgacggggacgggggcggcgacggagacgagggcggcgacggggacgggggcggcgacggcgacggagacgacggaaacagaggatgaatgaaaatttcgtaagtcgagtatatatagaaggcacctttagtaccggttggagccaccaagcggtactaaaggcctgttttggccaggccaagcggcgggaagcgaccccctttagtaccgggtggtggcacaaaccggtactaaaggacccccctttagtaccggtttgtgccacgacccggtactaaaggggtcgcgctgccaccccaaagtttagtcccacatcgccaggcgaagggcagccgcactggtttataaacccagccacggctaccacttcgaactcctctatatagcttgcaggcttgtgggcctaaactctgcgcgctgccctgtgagtctgctgggcctttaaggcctgtaattacacacctgtggcctatcaggcccacagggcagcgccccaatttttttatagtttttttcttttctgctttattttcttctatttatttttgcgtagttttttgtatagttttttcttttctgttatatttattttcttctatttatttgtgagtagtttttcatgtagtttgccaaaattcaacattttcagagttcattttgtagtgattttcaatttcacggtcattttgtaaacgattgaaaaatagcaaatataatttttttcttttctgctttattttttcttctatttatttctgagtagttttttcttttctgctatatttattttcttctatttatttttgagtagttttttatatagttttttttcttttcagctatagtttttccttcttttctgctattttttctgttagtgcccgtagttttcaaatttgaatagtttaaattttgaattatttgaaattagtgtgaatttgtttgcacaaaaaatttcttcgcgtttcaaatgccaaaacacataactaccctaactattacagagattcccctctcggtgcaaaacacagaagaaagtgatgatagctagtgaagccgatcacatcccagatctttgggtgtgaaactttttcttcgcgtgtgtccctttgcgtcgtaaccatggaaaatcttcatcatttaacgggatgctcgggttaatattcactgtgaatggagcaatttcatcaaacttttcataatcttctgacttgtctgtcttgtcatccactcccacgatgtttctcttcccagaaagaactatgtgccgctttggctcatcgtacgatgcattcgcttccttatctttttttttcttggcttggtagacatgtccttcacatagaaaacctgtgccacatcattggctaggacgaatggttcgtctgcatacgcaagattgttgagatccactgttgtcattccatactgcgggtcttccgttaccccgcctcgtgtcatattgtgaTTCTGGAGCACGCTTAATCTCCGGGTTCTATTTCCCCtcatttccgagtctgcacttgttgttttcctgacaatagtaagatgtcaatcctattaacccttaggagtttagcttgagcatgaagtcacacgtttcattgTTTgattttgaaactattattctaaaaaacaataattatttagtaacactaatatttcttgaataattagtttgaccacaatttgaccagatttgaccaaaattcaaaatagtgaaaataattatttagtaacattaagattcttgaataattatttagtaccactaatacttcttgaataagtagtttgaccatagtttgacaagatttaaccaaaattaaaaaaactgaaatttgagcataatttttttcctttccgaatttgaggattctaaaaatttacaACCAGGCCTACggctgtcaaaatcggatgcggattttcgtgctgatttttttgatatattatgcgttttttttttgacatcgtatgcaaaacatgtccaaatttaagttttttaatttttctaactaatagatgtagtaacataa is drawn from Triticum dicoccoides isolate Atlit2015 ecotype Zavitan chromosome 4A, WEW_v2.0, whole genome shotgun sequence and contains these coding sequences:
- the LOC119289751 gene encoding NAC domain-containing protein 43-like; this encodes MSISVNGQSVVPPGFRFHPTEEELLTYYLAKKVASQRIDLDVIPDVDLNKLEPWDIQELCRVGTGPQNDWYLFSHKDKKYPTGTRTNRATAAGFWKATGRDKAIYSAAGSGLIGMRKTLVFYKGCAPHGHKSDWIMHEYRLDDAAATPGNNPANPAAGNANYYSVSSSPMRGVAGDQSSAQEDGWVICRVFKKKNIVVQQQAGQNGGGAAASNKLVVAGAMERSRSNCSPMVTTASDHAKVTQMQQHHDALDHILNQYMHGRSSMTACKQETKPTNPSSPALDQLINSACHNGNSTLYEKFMKLPPLEHVVPGGLLPPPTEYGCDWYTLDRLAAYELNGLSDPASAKTMKDMSIVDELGSTTAYSGGDTLQASSGTGDGDLWSLARSASSLHADLTITCFNAVRC